In Oncorhynchus kisutch isolate 150728-3 linkage group LG5, Okis_V2, whole genome shotgun sequence, a genomic segment contains:
- the hrh1 gene encoding histamine H1 receptor, with protein sequence MMDSIQSTPDVFTTDSISREPYHETQQSPSNSTIPVEHHYSFHNTLLGVFLGFLSLLTVVMNILVLYAVKKERTLHTVGNLYIVSLSVADLIVGATVMPLNLVYLLEDEWRLGRVVCQFWLIMDYVASTASIFSLFILCLDRYRSVHEPLRYLKYRTRRRASVMISGAWLLSTMWIIPILGWRSFATVDLKPEMENKCDTDFRFVTWFKVLTSVFNFHLPSLLMVCFYSRIYMAVRRHFREREKIINPTDSTAGNRIGHKVQTGNRPCESSNEENKGNDCDFDQYTLDQLYNSTDTAETNASREPKSEKDAHSSHSLLRMTKRLRKTVKGKRKSSSLFFQEKNSDSETPLNLSTLPLRFTHTDDNNTQGLYVSVSDRAAPLNSVAGEITQIADVQRYTTMLYNDFTESLNSPPSPWPQEDSEPDDGANPDAVANAVTLKQTWQKFCAQSRQRMQSLQVHKEHKAAKQLGCIIAGFMTCWIPYFIVFMVMAFCQTCVHHDLHMFTIWLGYINSTLNPFIYPLCNENFKRVFKKILHIHL encoded by the coding sequence GTGTCTTCCTGGGCTTCCTGTCCCTGCTCACCGTCGTCATGAACATCCTGGTACTCTACGCCGTGAAGAAAGAGAGGACCCTCCACACGGTGGGCAACCTCTACATCGTCAGCCTCTCCGTGGCGGATCTCATCGTCGGGGCCACCGTCATGCCCCTCAACCTGGTGTATCTGCTGGAGGACGAGTGGAGGCTGGGGAGGGTCGTCTGTCAGTTCTGGCTCATCATGGATTACGTAGCCAGCACAGCCTCCATCTTTAGTCTGTTTATACTATGTCTGGATCGGTATCGGTCCGTTCACGAGCCGCTGAGGTACCTGAAGTACCGAACCAGAAGGAGAGCTAGCGTTATGATCTCAGGGGCCTGGTTGTTGTCTACGATGTGGATTATTCCTATTCTAGGGTGGAGGTCGTTTGCTACTGTCGATCTTAAACCGGAAATGGAAAATAAGTGTGACACCGATTTCCGGTTTGTTACGTGGTTTAAGGTTTTAACTTCTGTGTTTAACTTCCACCTTCCGTCTCTGTTGATGGTGTGTTTCTACTCACGCATCTACATGGCTGTGAGGAGGCACttcagagagagggaaaagattATCAATCCTACAGATTCCACGGCGGGAAACCGTATCGGACACAAAGTCCAAACAGGAAATAGACCCTGCGAGTCTTCTAACGAGGAAAATAAGGGAAACGACTGTGACTTTGATCAGTACACTTTAGACCAGCTGTACAACTCAACAGATACGGCTGAAACCAACGCATCCAGGGAACCCAAGTCTGAGAAAGACGCTCACTCCAGTCATTCCCTGCTCAGAATGACAAAACGTCTGAGGAAGACTGTAAAGGGCAAAAGAAAGAGCAGCTCTTTGTTTTTTCAGGAGAAGAATTCAGACTCAGAGACCCCTTTGAACCTGTCAACGTTACCTCTCCGCTTCACACACACCGACGACAACAACACGCAGGGACTGTACGTATCCGTGAGCGACAGAGCCGCGCCGCTAAACTCTGTGGCTGGCGAGATAACCCAGATAGCTGACGTGCAGAGATACACCACCATGTTGTACAACGATTTCACCGAGTCTCTGAATTCACCCCCGTCACCATGGCCCCAGGAGGACTCGGAGCCCGACGATGGTGCTAACCCGGACGCTGTAGCCAACGCTGTGACTCTAAAGCAGACCTGGCAGAAGTTCTGTGCCCAGTCCAGGCAGCGTATGCAGAGCCTTCAGGTCCATAAGGAGCACAAAGCGGCCAAGCAGCTGGGCTGTATTATAGCTGGGTTCATGACGTGTTGGATCCCATACTTCATAGTCTTTATGGTCATGGCTTTCTGCCAAACCTGTGTACATCACGACCTACATATGTTCACGATATGGCTTGGGTATATAAACTCTACCTTGAACCCGTTCATATACCCCCTCTGCAATGAGAATTTCAAAAGGGTGTTCAAAAAGATTTTACACATTCATTTGTGA